Proteins from a genomic interval of Watersipora subatra chromosome 10, tzWatSuba1.1, whole genome shotgun sequence:
- the LOC137406712 gene encoding uncharacterized protein yields the protein MTQQLGQSLHQFIVKLQVQSENCDYGDMRDDLVRDSTVVGVRDIELRKYLIDMPDLKLRLCIQKAKQYVSNQEHVAAMASTSGALGPGKEEYAGNVDSVQRYKPKSSKQMTDTEENKSSNAKDQPCSKCGKWKHFGGRCPAERSSCNKCKRKGH from the coding sequence ATGACTCAGCAACTTGGCCAATCTCTTCACCAGTTTATAGTTAAACTCCAAGTACAGAGTGAGAATTGTGACTACGGCGATATGCGAGATGACTTGGTAAGGGATAGCACAGTGGTGGGAGTGCGTGACATCGAGCTTCGCAAGTACCTGATTGATATGCCTGATCTCAAACTCAGGTTATGCATTCAAAAGGCGAAGCAATATGTATCAAATCAGGAGCATGTAGCTGCGATGGCGTCTACATCTGGTGCTCTGGGTCCCGGTAAAGAAGAGTATGCTGGGAATGTAGACTCGGTACAGCGATATAAACCCAAATCGTCTAAACAAATGACTGACACTGAGGAAAACAAGAGCAGTAACGCAAAGGACCAGCCATGCTCAAAATGTGGAAAGTGGAAGCATTTTGGTGGTCGTTGCCCGGCAGAAAGGTCAAGCTGCAACAAATGCAAAAGAAAAGGTCACTAG